A region from the Corallococcus caeni genome encodes:
- a CDS encoding endonuclease MutS2 produces MTVQISQRTLEDLGFSEVLRALTQRCRTEPGRERVLARPFLDTEAEVAEALALVDEARFLSQQQFSLPLGGVTDLRTAVGHAEKGGVLEPRQLIDAAQLLFAFARTREALDERKERVPRLVEISRRLPFLEAMARRLDQCFEPDGTIADRASPELKEARDRARGLHRRIKTRLDELLHDETFTTKLRENYYTLRNGRYVVPVVSNYRSEVDGIVHNASQTGQTLFMEPQAMVGLGNDLAIAQSEVAEEELKVLQELSRLVGRESVRILEGLEAVAELDEVEAIAVLSADLDATTPTFEAVKELQLRALRHPRLVLKGSEVVSNDVTLTQEARALVVSGPNAGGKTVTLTGVGLCALMLRAGLPIPVSEGSRMPLYRSVHSTVGDTQDLAQGLSSFSGHVTLLRDILSAVATDSLVLIDEIAADTDPREGAAIAIAVLEELLGKGAYVLVTTHLEELKALAHMDPRFLNARVGFDSKRMAPTYRLQMGASGQSSAIDMAARVGLPASVCERARELSLNAGGPLTKALAAAEDERRKLSEELEKARLAAKEAEALRAELEKQKVAFERERKGRMMQFNEDVHAASEHAAQEVRDLLVKLRAEQSEKALSEARQQLQQRADEALKRAAAAKAELFQVEAPGPANLKVGAWVHHSGLGRDVEILELTDGQAVVSAGGALKMRVPTTELSGSRGKKPQQAKFPEQRKGEAALKRAASAAPSQVDATNFRCDVRGMRADDALAELETFLDQGLRKGEEAALIIHGHGTGALKQAIRDHLAASPYIRMFRPGESHEGGDGVTVVSLRG; encoded by the coding sequence ATGACTGTGCAGATTTCCCAAAGGACGTTGGAAGACCTTGGATTCTCGGAAGTGCTCCGCGCGCTGACGCAGCGCTGTCGCACGGAGCCAGGGAGGGAGCGGGTGCTAGCCCGTCCCTTCCTCGACACCGAGGCGGAAGTGGCCGAGGCGCTGGCCCTGGTCGACGAGGCCCGCTTCCTCTCCCAGCAGCAGTTCTCCCTGCCCCTGGGCGGCGTGACGGACCTGCGCACCGCGGTGGGCCACGCGGAGAAGGGCGGCGTGCTGGAGCCCCGCCAGCTCATCGACGCGGCCCAGCTGCTCTTCGCCTTCGCGCGCACCCGCGAGGCGCTGGACGAGCGCAAGGAGCGCGTCCCCCGCCTGGTGGAGATCTCCCGCCGCCTGCCCTTCCTGGAGGCCATGGCGCGCCGGTTGGATCAGTGTTTCGAACCGGACGGAACCATCGCCGACCGCGCCAGCCCGGAGCTGAAGGAGGCGCGGGACAGGGCGCGCGGCCTGCACCGGCGCATCAAGACGCGCCTGGACGAGCTGCTGCACGACGAGACGTTCACCACCAAGCTGCGCGAGAACTACTACACGCTGCGCAACGGGCGGTACGTGGTGCCGGTGGTGTCGAACTACCGCTCGGAGGTGGACGGCATCGTCCACAACGCCAGCCAGACGGGGCAGACGCTCTTCATGGAGCCCCAGGCGATGGTGGGCCTGGGCAACGACCTGGCCATCGCGCAGTCGGAGGTCGCGGAGGAGGAGCTGAAGGTGCTCCAGGAGCTGAGCCGGCTCGTGGGCCGCGAGTCCGTGCGCATCCTGGAGGGCCTGGAGGCGGTGGCGGAGCTGGACGAGGTGGAGGCCATCGCCGTCCTGTCCGCGGACCTGGACGCCACGACGCCCACGTTCGAGGCCGTGAAGGAGCTGCAGCTGCGCGCGCTGCGCCACCCGCGCCTGGTGCTCAAGGGCTCGGAGGTGGTGTCCAACGACGTGACGCTCACGCAAGAGGCCCGGGCGCTGGTGGTGTCCGGCCCCAACGCGGGCGGCAAGACGGTGACGCTGACGGGCGTGGGGCTGTGCGCGCTGATGCTGCGCGCGGGCCTGCCCATCCCGGTGAGCGAAGGATCGCGGATGCCGCTGTACCGCTCCGTGCACTCCACCGTGGGTGACACGCAGGACCTGGCGCAGGGCCTGTCCTCGTTCAGCGGCCACGTCACCCTGCTGCGCGACATCCTGTCGGCGGTGGCGACGGACTCGCTGGTGCTCATCGACGAGATCGCGGCGGACACGGATCCGCGCGAGGGCGCGGCCATCGCCATCGCGGTGCTGGAGGAGCTCCTGGGCAAGGGGGCGTACGTCCTGGTGACGACGCACCTGGAGGAGCTCAAGGCGCTGGCGCACATGGATCCGCGCTTCCTCAACGCGCGCGTGGGCTTCGACTCCAAGCGGATGGCGCCCACATACCGGCTGCAGATGGGCGCGTCCGGACAGTCGTCCGCCATCGACATGGCGGCGCGGGTGGGCCTGCCGGCCTCGGTGTGCGAGCGCGCCCGGGAGCTGTCGCTCAACGCGGGCGGCCCGCTCACCAAGGCGCTGGCGGCGGCGGAGGACGAGCGGCGCAAGCTCTCCGAGGAGCTGGAGAAGGCGCGGCTCGCGGCGAAGGAGGCGGAGGCCCTGCGCGCGGAGCTGGAGAAGCAGAAGGTCGCCTTCGAGCGCGAGCGCAAGGGCCGGATGATGCAGTTCAACGAGGACGTGCACGCGGCCAGCGAGCACGCCGCGCAGGAGGTCCGCGACCTGCTGGTGAAGCTGCGCGCGGAGCAGAGCGAGAAGGCGCTCTCGGAGGCGCGGCAGCAGCTGCAGCAGCGCGCGGACGAGGCGCTGAAGCGCGCGGCGGCGGCCAAGGCGGAGCTGTTCCAGGTGGAGGCCCCGGGGCCCGCGAACCTGAAGGTGGGCGCGTGGGTGCACCACTCCGGCCTGGGCCGGGACGTGGAGATTCTGGAGCTGACGGACGGCCAGGCGGTGGTGTCCGCGGGCGGCGCGCTGAAGATGCGCGTGCCCACGACGGAGCTGTCCGGTTCGCGGGGCAAGAAGCCGCAGCAGGCGAAGTTCCCGGAGCAGCGGAAGGGCGAAGCGGCCTTGAAGCGCGCGGCCTCCGCGGCGCCGTCCCAGGTGGACGCCACGAACTTCCGATGCGACGTGCGCGGCATGCGCGCCGACGACGCGCTGGCGGAGCTGGAGACGTTCCTGGACCAGGGCCTGCGCAAGGGTGAGGAGGCCGCGCTCATCATCCACGGCCACGGCACCGGCGCGCTCAAGCAGGCCATCCGCGACCACCTGGCCGCGTCGCCGTACATCCGCATGTTCCGCCCCGGGGAGAGCCACGAGGGCGGCGACGGTGTCACGGTGGTGTCCCTGCGCGGCTGA
- a CDS encoding adenylate/guanylate cyclase domain-containing protein: protein MKTANLAIVFTDIKGFTERTSRQTLEENQRLLQVHEALLAPLFKAFGGRIIKSIGDAFLVTFESPTQAVLSGIAIQDRLWHHNRELLEDDQIHVRVAVNVGEVRVENNDIFGEPVNIAARVEGITDADEVFFTEAVYLSMNKAEVPSQEVGSFELKGIPGKIRVFRVPRAPYRVEAPAPDAVLPTPEELSSLPPYGNLALARVADPGLDLGALGQRAAGVGAAVGQRAAAGAVAVGQRATVLGKQARTATDALWARVYARLPPAITSKVSSTVAGWGVSAVLLAVVLLGGGLLLGEGGPALRAIRDVEGTSGAERAARVSEARRLIKQEEPDQRVYLNGRLEEAQGNWGPAMALYAQAVRKDGNGRAESRLISFLKHEQCGVRSGAAEVLAGLHLESARGPLETLADDGGPNDGASGGFLGLSTCDSKKAAASALKRLAAN from the coding sequence TTGAAGACCGCCAACCTCGCCATCGTCTTCACCGACATCAAGGGCTTCACCGAACGCACCAGTCGGCAGACGCTGGAGGAGAACCAGCGTCTGCTCCAGGTGCATGAGGCGTTGCTCGCGCCGCTGTTCAAGGCGTTCGGTGGACGCATCATCAAATCGATTGGCGACGCGTTCCTCGTCACCTTCGAGTCCCCCACCCAGGCCGTCCTGAGCGGCATCGCCATCCAGGACCGGCTCTGGCACCACAACCGGGAGCTGCTGGAGGACGATCAGATCCACGTCCGCGTCGCCGTGAACGTGGGCGAGGTGCGGGTGGAGAACAACGACATCTTCGGCGAGCCGGTGAACATCGCGGCCCGCGTGGAGGGCATCACCGACGCGGACGAGGTCTTCTTCACGGAGGCCGTCTACCTCTCCATGAACAAGGCGGAGGTGCCGTCGCAGGAGGTGGGGTCCTTCGAACTGAAGGGCATCCCCGGGAAGATCCGCGTCTTCCGCGTGCCGCGCGCGCCCTACCGGGTGGAGGCGCCGGCGCCGGACGCGGTGCTGCCCACGCCGGAAGAGCTGTCCTCGCTGCCGCCGTACGGCAACCTGGCCCTGGCGCGCGTGGCGGATCCGGGCCTGGACCTGGGCGCCCTGGGCCAGCGCGCGGCGGGGGTGGGGGCGGCGGTGGGCCAGCGTGCGGCGGCGGGCGCGGTGGCGGTGGGCCAGCGGGCCACGGTGCTGGGAAAGCAGGCGCGCACCGCGACGGATGCGCTCTGGGCGCGCGTGTACGCGAGGCTGCCGCCCGCCATCACGTCGAAGGTGTCGTCCACGGTGGCCGGCTGGGGCGTGAGCGCGGTGCTGCTGGCGGTGGTGCTGCTGGGTGGAGGGCTGCTGCTGGGCGAGGGCGGCCCTGCCCTGCGGGCCATCCGCGACGTGGAGGGCACCTCCGGCGCGGAGCGGGCCGCGCGCGTGAGCGAGGCGCGGCGGCTCATCAAGCAGGAGGAGCCGGATCAGCGCGTCTACCTCAACGGGCGGCTGGAGGAGGCGCAGGGCAACTGGGGCCCCGCGATGGCCCTCTACGCGCAGGCGGTGCGCAAGGACGGCAACGGCCGCGCGGAGTCCCGGCTCATCTCGTTCCTGAAGCACGAGCAGTGCGGCGTGCGCTCCGGGGCGGCGGAGGTCCTGGCCGGCCTGCACCTGGAGTCCGCGCGCGGGCCGCTGGAGACGCTGGCCGACGACGGGGGCCCGAACGACGGCGCGTCCGGGGGCTTCCTGGGGCTGAGCACCTGTGACTCGAAGAAGGCGGCCGCGAGCGCGCTCAAGCGCCTGGCCGCGAACTGA
- a CDS encoding exo-beta-N-acetylmuramidase NamZ family protein gives MTKVKTGLDVWAAQGFSALKGKRVGAIVNPTSVDSRFRHLADLLAGTEGVTLAALFGPEHGIRGEAQYMVAVDEARDRRTGVPVHSLYGSTFESLSPRQEWLKGLDALVFDIQDVGSRYYTYVYTMALAMKAAAQARVPFYVLDRPNPLDGVTLEGNLVGEKFRSFVGLYALPNRHGMTAGELARLFNAQEGFGCDLTVVPCEGWTRDMSWSDTGLPFLPPSPNMPTADTALVYPGMCQLEGTNVSEGRGTCRPFEQFGAPWVDTDKLMARLDRERLPGVAFRPVGFTPTFDKFQGQSCSGAFIHVTDRKAFKPLRTGIAITQALHDIGPGHFDWRADAYEFVDDVPAFDLLCGTDQVRRGIEEGWSLDRMLEGFELQTEAFRKHREPALLYASGR, from the coding sequence GTGACGAAGGTGAAGACGGGACTGGATGTGTGGGCCGCGCAGGGCTTCTCCGCGCTCAAGGGCAAGCGCGTGGGCGCCATCGTGAATCCCACGAGCGTGGACTCGCGCTTCCGCCACCTGGCGGACCTGCTGGCCGGCACCGAGGGCGTGACGCTGGCGGCGCTCTTCGGGCCGGAGCACGGCATCCGCGGCGAGGCCCAGTACATGGTGGCCGTGGACGAGGCGCGCGACCGCAGGACGGGCGTCCCGGTGCACAGCCTCTACGGCTCCACCTTCGAGTCGCTCTCCCCGCGCCAGGAGTGGCTCAAGGGGCTGGACGCGCTGGTGTTCGACATCCAGGACGTGGGCAGCCGCTACTACACCTACGTCTACACCATGGCCCTGGCGATGAAGGCCGCCGCCCAGGCCCGCGTGCCTTTCTACGTGCTGGACCGGCCCAACCCGCTGGACGGGGTGACGCTGGAGGGCAACCTGGTGGGAGAGAAGTTCCGCTCCTTCGTGGGGTTGTACGCGCTGCCCAACCGCCACGGCATGACGGCGGGGGAGCTGGCCCGGCTGTTCAACGCGCAGGAGGGCTTCGGCTGCGACCTGACGGTGGTGCCGTGCGAGGGCTGGACGCGCGACATGTCCTGGAGCGACACGGGCCTGCCGTTCCTGCCGCCGTCGCCCAACATGCCCACCGCGGACACGGCGCTGGTGTACCCCGGCATGTGCCAGCTGGAGGGCACCAACGTGTCCGAGGGCCGCGGCACCTGCCGGCCCTTCGAGCAGTTCGGCGCGCCGTGGGTGGACACGGACAAGCTGATGGCGCGGCTGGACAGGGAGCGGCTGCCGGGCGTGGCCTTCCGTCCGGTGGGCTTCACGCCGACGTTCGACAAGTTCCAGGGCCAGTCATGCAGCGGGGCCTTCATCCACGTCACGGACCGCAAGGCGTTCAAGCCGCTGCGCACGGGCATCGCCATCACCCAGGCGCTGCACGACATTGGCCCGGGGCACTTCGACTGGCGGGCGGACGCGTACGAGTTCGTGGACGACGTGCCCGCGTTCGACCTGCTGTGCGGCACCGACCAGGTGCGTCGCGGCATCGAGGAGGGCTGGAGCCTGGACCGGATGCTGGAGGGCTTCGAGCTGCAGACGGAGGCCTTCCGCAAGCACCGCGAGCCCGCCCTGCTGTACGCTTCCGGGCGGTGA
- the nadD gene encoding nicotinate (nicotinamide) nucleotide adenylyltransferase, with protein sequence MKVALLGGSFNPPHVGHLMAASYVHATQGVDAVWLMPTFHHPFGKQLEPFEARVRMCEALCRETSGWLQTSRVERELGGGGRTVDTLAFLVERYPDTRFSLIIGSDILRDLPNWKDFDRIQRMARVLVLYRAGYPAPDTVGPPLAEVSSTQVRDQLARGLEPSELVPSAVLAVAREEGLFGLRGR encoded by the coding sequence GTGAAGGTCGCGCTGCTCGGAGGCTCGTTCAACCCGCCGCACGTGGGCCACCTGATGGCGGCGTCCTACGTCCACGCGACGCAGGGCGTGGACGCGGTGTGGCTGATGCCCACGTTCCACCATCCGTTCGGCAAGCAGCTGGAGCCCTTCGAGGCGCGCGTGCGCATGTGTGAAGCGCTCTGCCGCGAGACGTCCGGCTGGCTCCAGACGAGCCGGGTGGAGCGCGAGCTGGGCGGCGGCGGGCGCACGGTGGACACGCTGGCGTTCCTGGTGGAGCGGTACCCGGACACGCGGTTCTCGCTGATCATCGGCAGCGACATCCTGAGGGACCTGCCGAACTGGAAGGACTTCGACCGCATCCAGCGGATGGCGCGCGTGCTGGTGCTCTACCGCGCGGGCTACCCGGCGCCGGACACGGTGGGGCCGCCGCTGGCGGAGGTGTCCTCCACGCAGGTGCGAGACCAGCTGGCGCGCGGCCTGGAGCCGTCGGAGCTGGTGCCGTCCGCGGTGCTCGCGGTGGCGCGCGAGGAGGGGCTGTTCGGGCTGCGCGGCAGGTAG
- a CDS encoding Rossmann-like and DUF2520 domain-containing protein, translated as MARQGRSATSKAKRVPVVIVGAGRLGGALALALQAKRWPVRVHSRDDTGRERTQALGLKSATLADLKKARVCVLCVPDAAVPSVSEALSRELPRTVALVHTAGALPLSVLGTQRGRAVGSFHPLCAVSSARDSLAGHTAAISTRSPALRALLQRMAEDVGLAMFDVPEAHRAAYHAGAVLSAGGLVSLADAAVGALGAAGIEPEAALKALLPLMRSALRGIEARGLSGGLTGPIVRGDAGVVAAHLAALPSDIAPLYAQLSRRALRLASGRLQPEPRAALEALLAKK; from the coding sequence GTGGCGCGGCAAGGCCGGAGCGCCACGTCGAAGGCGAAGCGCGTCCCCGTGGTGATCGTCGGCGCGGGCAGGCTCGGTGGTGCGCTCGCGCTGGCGTTGCAGGCGAAGCGCTGGCCCGTGCGCGTGCACTCGCGCGACGACACGGGCCGTGAGCGCACACAGGCCCTGGGCCTGAAGTCCGCGACCCTTGCGGACCTGAAGAAGGCGCGTGTCTGCGTGCTGTGCGTCCCGGACGCGGCGGTGCCTTCCGTTTCCGAAGCGCTCTCACGCGAGCTGCCGCGCACGGTGGCGCTGGTGCACACCGCGGGCGCCCTGCCCCTCTCCGTGCTGGGGACGCAGCGGGGCCGCGCGGTGGGCTCCTTCCATCCACTCTGCGCCGTGTCCTCCGCGCGGGATTCGCTCGCGGGCCACACGGCCGCCATCAGCACGCGCTCCCCTGCCCTGCGCGCCCTGCTCCAGCGCATGGCGGAGGACGTGGGCCTCGCGATGTTCGACGTGCCGGAGGCGCACCGGGCCGCCTACCACGCGGGCGCGGTGCTGAGCGCTGGCGGACTGGTGTCCCTGGCGGACGCGGCCGTGGGCGCCCTGGGCGCGGCTGGCATCGAACCGGAGGCCGCCCTGAAGGCCCTGCTGCCGCTGATGCGCTCGGCGCTGCGAGGCATCGAAGCGCGCGGACTCTCAGGCGGGCTCACCGGCCCCATCGTCCGGGGCGACGCGGGCGTTGTCGCGGCGCACCTCGCGGCGCTGCCTTCGGACATCGCTCCGCTCTACGCACAGCTCTCGCGGCGGGCCCTGCGGCTGGCCTCCGGGCGGCTCCAGCCGGAGCCGCGCGCCGCGCTGGAAGCCCTGCTCGCGAAGAAGTGA
- a CDS encoding ATP-dependent Clp protease ATP-binding subunit — MVDSTDLAQVLHEAHDIARSVAQKPTSAHVLLALFTVENRAQLLLKEKGVDEDALLQLITEAPAETGNVVQELTARARELASTFRAGEADCLHLLIAIIRKRCAASDLLGRTGLDLISLSNTALAYSTSGGLPRRLQPGYGQAVATRAPVSRPVGAPPSPLPSSTVALSVPRPAVPPAPLPAPVMTPPVTTPPASRMTPALSPRDLIDVDEDDATQDAGAEPPPPPMPRMAPPPAPVARATPPAPPPAPAAPVTRPAGPPPSQARGQALTLDAKAFPMLTSLGRNLSQAAREGKLDPVVGRAREVEEVIDILGKRRTNNPCLLGEPGVGKTAVVEGVAQRLLGLRGTLAEKILVELDMATLVAGTQLRGSFSEKLNALKEEVRRAEGRVVVFIDEIHTLVGAGSTGEGPQDAANELKTAMARGEFPCIGATTHDEYRKFIAADPALERRFTPVVVNEPSVPETVQILQGIIGRYEEHHALRYLPEALEAAASLASRYVTDRFMPDKAISVVDLAGSRCHREGKQRVDAADVARVVAKLAGVPEERLLMKDSARLLRLESDLAERVIGHGDAVVRIARVIRRNYAGFASRRPMGSFLFLGPTGVGKTEMARALAEVLFGNRDALVRLDMSEMSESHGVSRLIGSPAGYVGFGEGGQLTEPVRRRPSSVVVLDEIEKAHREVQMLLLQVLEEGRLTDGKGRHIDFSNTVIVMTTNLGAEAFNRTGRAVGFGAADAAEGKALDLASDTARKALPPELWNRIDERLPFRPLAEQEVAKIATLILAESSKRLATERGIVYTAGTDVVGHLLKSGGFDPMLGARPMRQVVQRLVEGPLAERILSGEFGAGDRVRVAVQAGQLQFARDAA; from the coding sequence ATGGTCGACAGCACGGATCTCGCCCAGGTTCTCCATGAGGCGCATGACATTGCCCGCAGCGTCGCCCAGAAGCCCACGTCGGCCCACGTACTGCTCGCGCTCTTCACGGTGGAGAACCGCGCCCAGCTCCTCCTGAAGGAGAAGGGCGTGGACGAGGACGCGCTCCTGCAGCTCATCACGGAGGCCCCGGCGGAGACGGGCAACGTGGTGCAGGAGCTGACCGCGCGCGCCCGGGAGCTGGCCAGCACGTTCCGTGCGGGCGAGGCGGACTGCCTCCACCTGCTCATCGCCATCATCCGCAAGCGCTGCGCCGCGAGCGACCTCCTGGGCCGCACGGGCCTGGACCTCATCTCCCTGTCCAACACCGCCCTGGCTTATTCCACGAGCGGCGGGCTGCCGCGCCGGCTCCAGCCGGGCTACGGCCAGGCGGTGGCCACGCGCGCGCCGGTGAGCCGCCCGGTGGGTGCGCCGCCGTCTCCCCTTCCCTCCTCCACGGTGGCGCTGAGCGTGCCGCGTCCCGCCGTCCCCCCGGCCCCGCTCCCGGCTCCGGTGATGACGCCGCCGGTGACGACGCCGCCCGCCTCGCGCATGACGCCCGCGCTGTCGCCGCGCGACCTCATCGACGTGGACGAGGACGACGCGACGCAGGACGCGGGCGCGGAGCCGCCTCCCCCGCCGATGCCGCGCATGGCCCCGCCTCCGGCCCCGGTCGCCCGCGCGACCCCGCCCGCCCCGCCCCCGGCCCCCGCGGCTCCGGTCACCCGTCCGGCCGGGCCTCCGCCCTCGCAGGCCCGCGGACAGGCCCTGACGCTGGACGCCAAGGCGTTCCCGATGCTCACGTCGCTGGGGCGCAACCTGAGCCAGGCGGCCCGCGAGGGGAAGCTGGACCCGGTGGTGGGCCGCGCGCGGGAGGTCGAGGAGGTCATCGACATCCTGGGCAAGCGCCGCACCAACAACCCGTGCCTCCTGGGCGAGCCCGGCGTGGGCAAGACGGCGGTGGTGGAGGGCGTGGCGCAGCGCCTGCTGGGGCTGCGCGGCACGCTGGCGGAGAAGATCCTCGTGGAGCTGGACATGGCCACGCTGGTGGCGGGCACGCAACTGCGCGGCTCGTTCTCCGAGAAGCTCAACGCCCTGAAGGAGGAGGTCCGCCGGGCCGAGGGGCGCGTGGTCGTCTTCATCGATGAAATCCACACGCTGGTGGGCGCGGGCTCCACGGGCGAGGGCCCGCAGGACGCGGCCAACGAGCTGAAGACGGCGATGGCGCGCGGCGAGTTCCCCTGCATCGGGGCGACGACGCACGACGAGTACCGCAAGTTCATCGCGGCGGACCCGGCGCTGGAGCGGCGCTTCACGCCGGTGGTGGTGAACGAGCCGTCGGTGCCGGAGACGGTGCAGATCCTCCAGGGCATCATCGGGCGCTACGAGGAGCACCACGCGCTGCGCTACCTGCCGGAGGCGCTGGAGGCGGCCGCGTCGCTGGCGAGCCGCTACGTGACGGACCGGTTCATGCCGGACAAGGCCATCAGCGTGGTGGACCTGGCGGGCAGCCGCTGCCACCGCGAGGGCAAGCAGCGGGTGGACGCGGCGGACGTGGCGCGCGTGGTGGCGAAGCTGGCGGGCGTGCCGGAAGAGCGGCTGCTGATGAAGGACTCCGCGCGGCTCTTGCGGCTGGAGAGCGACCTGGCGGAGCGCGTGATTGGCCACGGCGACGCGGTGGTGCGCATCGCGCGGGTCATCCGCCGCAACTACGCGGGCTTCGCGTCGCGCCGGCCCATGGGCAGCTTCCTCTTCCTGGGCCCCACGGGCGTGGGCAAGACGGAGATGGCGCGGGCGCTGGCGGAGGTGCTGTTCGGCAACCGGGACGCGCTGGTGCGCCTGGACATGAGCGAGATGTCCGAGTCCCACGGCGTGTCGCGCCTCATCGGTTCGCCCGCGGGCTACGTGGGCTTCGGCGAGGGCGGGCAGCTCACGGAGCCGGTGCGCCGCCGGCCGTCGTCGGTGGTGGTGCTGGATGAAATCGAGAAGGCGCACCGCGAGGTGCAGATGCTGCTGCTCCAGGTGCTGGAGGAGGGGCGGCTGACGGACGGCAAGGGCCGTCACATCGACTTCTCGAACACGGTCATCGTGATGACCACGAACCTGGGCGCGGAGGCGTTCAACCGCACGGGCCGCGCGGTGGGCTTCGGCGCGGCGGACGCGGCCGAGGGCAAGGCGCTGGACCTGGCGTCGGACACGGCGCGCAAGGCGCTGCCTCCGGAGCTGTGGAACCGCATCGACGAACGGCTGCCGTTCCGTCCGCTGGCGGAGCAGGAGGTGGCGAAGATCGCCACGCTCATCCTGGCGGAGAGCAGCAAGCGGCTCGCGACGGAGCGCGGCATCGTCTACACGGCGGGCACGGACGTGGTGGGTCACCTGCTCAAGTCCGGCGGCTTCGATCCGATGCTGGGCGCGCGGCCGATGCGCCAGGTGGTGCAGCGGCTGGTGGAAGGCCCCCTGGCGGAGCGCATCCTCTCCGGTGAGTTCGGCGCGGGAGACCGCGTGCGCGTGGCCGTGCAGGCCGGGCAGCTCCAGTTCGCGCGGGACGCCGCCTGA
- a CDS encoding YIP1 family protein, which yields MTSLVQPARVFVDPLGGTRTAVEARRWLWPLLILAFCVAASGVAYALRWDAATSVVSALPTDSSASSVSESDITEQIQTASRKALVGGIAKGLIVMPLMVLLLACILWVTAWLFNKPAAFGQLMAAAAVALLPIALYHLIYAVCAGYQHSLTELRAERLVPSSLALLDGLSPKMQRVLKGADFFNLWSVGLLGVGFSTATGMRLGRSLVLVGVLYLMYVGVFLIGLPAGGGQ from the coding sequence ATGACCTCCCTTGTCCAACCGGCGCGCGTCTTCGTGGACCCCCTTGGGGGAACGCGTACCGCCGTCGAGGCCCGGCGCTGGCTGTGGCCCCTCCTCATCCTCGCCTTCTGCGTCGCGGCCTCCGGTGTCGCCTACGCGCTGCGCTGGGACGCCGCCACCTCCGTGGTGAGCGCCCTCCCCACGGACTCCTCGGCGTCCAGCGTCTCCGAGTCCGACATCACCGAGCAGATCCAGACGGCGTCGCGCAAGGCGCTGGTGGGCGGCATCGCCAAGGGGCTCATCGTGATGCCCCTGATGGTGCTGCTGCTCGCGTGCATCCTCTGGGTCACGGCGTGGCTCTTCAACAAGCCCGCCGCCTTCGGGCAGCTGATGGCGGCCGCCGCGGTGGCGCTCTTGCCCATCGCGCTGTACCACCTCATCTACGCGGTGTGCGCGGGCTACCAGCACTCGCTCACCGAACTGCGCGCGGAGCGGCTCGTGCCCTCCAGCCTGGCCCTGCTGGACGGGCTGTCGCCCAAGATGCAGCGCGTGCTCAAGGGCGCGGACTTCTTCAACCTGTGGAGCGTGGGCCTGCTGGGCGTGGGCTTCTCCACCGCCACCGGGATGCGCCTGGGGCGCTCGCTCGTCCTCGTCGGGGTGCTCTACCTCATGTATGTCGGCGTCTTCCTCATCGGGCTGCCGGCGGGAGGTGGCCAGTGA